DNA from Colletotrichum higginsianum IMI 349063 chromosome 7 map unlocalized unitig_7, whole genome shotgun sequence:
AGGTATCTTGTCATCATTTCCCCCTCACCCCCGATTGCTCTGCTTCGGCTACTCAACCATCATGCCAACCAAGAGGCCAGCTTGTGCTGCAGGGGCTGCAGGGGCAGCAGCTGTTGGGCCGAACACGACTGTTTGAAGACAAGCTCGTCTCGGGGAGGCGCGCACACATGCCCAGGACACTAGGAGCCAAGACAgcaacaaacaaacaagaAGACGTGGTACAGCGGCACTTCTTGTTGGCGTTATACCAGTCGACTCGTCCCTTTCTTTCCCAGCCCTGAGGCGTCCATTAATTAGGGAGGGCATAGTGCCTAACTAACATTTACCGGTACTCTTCCTCGGGACTCGGGACGGGGGTTACCGCTGTTATGGGTACGAGAGTAAACGTTCTCGTACCCTTGAGATTGTTTTGCTGAAGATTGGGGAGGCTATTGGAAAACCCAGACCGCTACATCGGACCACTTCCCTCAGATCCAGGGTTGCGGGCCAATTCTTTCGGACACGCACCTGAGGGAATGTCACTTAGCGAGAGGACCAGATGAACCGAAAAAGCTTCTGGGAGGCTGAAAAGGGCGTAGGAGTTGCTGGGCAATCATCAAGAAACAACAGCTTCCCTGCCCGTCGATCCCGGCCAATTTCCTTTGCCTGGCCCCCGCGGCCTGTTTAGTGTTTACccgtcgaggaagagagcTCGCCCCTGTCGTTAATGGCATTTTGACAGTGTTTCTGGCTGGCTGGGAGGGTGCGGGGGGCTGGCTTTCTGAGCTCCGGACATGAACTCGCGGCATCCAGACCCCCGAAACAGAGAGCGATCCCGTGCCGTAAGCGGCGCGCTAAGCTATCAGTGGTCGACCGttctttttctcccccccaATGTACCCTGGCCGCCCCCAACGCAGTCTTGAATGCACCTATAGAGATGTTCACGGTGGATGTCAAGGACTCAAGGGTGCTGAGCATTGAAGATGTGGACGAATGATATCCGCATATGGGGCTCACTTCACAGTCACTGTTGTCCACTTCGCTGCTACTCAGTACGGGCAGACTGCCTCCAGGTCCCCAGTCAAGTAGGTGGGTAGGAGGCAGGTACAGTGCCACTATGTAGCGCTGTGACGATACATCTGGAGGGTCCTGTCCCCCATCTGCGGTGAGGCTCAGCTTCATTCGATTTCGATTAATTCCCCATTCCCCCCAACCCGAAGCAGGTcagaagagaaaggggaaaaaaagaaaagggagggaagggCAACTCGTTGCGCGCCACACCCGTTCTTCGACTACTAACCTCGACCCTCGACCCGTCAATCCTGATCCCTTCGTCTTTTTACTCTCGGTCGTCCGTTCTTCTGGCAAGCTCACCAACAAGATCATCACAGCAACAAAGCAAAGCCCCCCCAGCGTCCCCCTGCACTTCACGAATACCATAGCACCGTACCACAAAGTATACTTCAGCAGCACAGACGACAAAGTGTACAACTGCCTCCCTACCTAACCTGCATTACCTACCTGCCTTAGTGCTGGAACGCCCACCCCCCATCTCCATGGCCACCAACTGAGGTACTAACAAGTCCGACCTTAGCtggaggagaaagagaagcCCATCCCACCAAactgcacacacacactcacaccTACAACCCACAAACATAGGTCAGCGCAAGTTGACCTACGATTCTCAACCTCGCCATGTCCCAGCCAGACAACCCTGCTGCGACCATTTCGCCCGAGGTCACAAAGGAAACGAAAGTCAAGAGACTTTCGACCGACTCCGATTCAGATGAGGAGAATGTAACGGTCCCCTTTCCTCCCTTGATACATCAACCACCCACCCCGGACTTGGGGCAGAGGCTACAGCAAAGAACCTTCATAAAGGGGCATTGTTTGCTAACGTGACGGTACGAGCAGCAGGATGCTttcgaagacgccgccgtcgacgtcgccgaagTAGCTGAGGTGACCGAAGTCCGCTCCCTTACCCAGAGGACGCCTTCGGTCTCGAAACCGCCGCCCACCGAGGAAACGGACCCTGAACCCCCGAAAAAGGAGGAGATCGAAGACGAAAAGGATGCAGCAGCCCCTCCATCACCGGCAAAGGAAGCCAACCACTTTGTCGACGAAGAGTTCaagagcgacgacgacgacagcgagATTAAGAGGAAGGCGTCTCCCGTATCCCACCGTCTCTCCAACACCTCCAATTTGGACGACATCaagctggacgacgaccaccCTGCTCTGCAAGAATCAGGTTTGTTGTCTCGCAGCATGAACCGATTGACGTGTGTCAATATGCTAAGTTTAAATACAGAATCGAAACCCATTAGTCCTATCGAAGAGAAACCCCCGCCCAAGAAGATGTCCATTAGCAGCATCACCGGCGCCCTCCCATCCATGCCATGGTCGCCGCCAGCCGAGCCATCGCCCGCCAAATCCCCTATAGTCCCAGCCGCGGCCCCTCCGCAAACCGCTCCTTCTGCCGCACTGCCACCTCCCCCAGGGCCCCCGACCAGGAAGCTCACAAGTCCCTTCTCCTGGCTGTCCCGCAACAGCACAagcaaggaaaaggagacctcgcctcctcctcaagcCTCCCCTCGACGCAATACTGCCAGCTCCATCGCGACTTTGACAAGCAACTCCGAGATGATGCTCGGCAGGCTGgatgaagagaaggagggggcCGGCGCCAGCGGTGTGCCCCGCCATAGCTTGAAAGACCGCTTCAAGATGGTGCGGCTACGGGAAGAAGCGGGCATCACATTGccgagcgacgacgacaaaccTGCTCCACCCCCCAAAGGACTGGGTTTGAGCACCCCTCCTGCACAGATCGGCAACGATAAGGAGCTGGGGGCCGACCAGGCACCTAAGTCGCCACTGCCCACGACCCCGAACCCGGCATTGGCACCAGGGACGGTATCTGGAGTCTCGGCCGGTCCATCTGATATGTCGGATGCTCAGGTAGACTGGGATCTGTGGCAGTCTGTCGTCTACGAAGGTCCGGCGGTCGTTGCGCGAACGAGCTCCGAGGAGTTGAACAGGGCTATAGCCAGCGGTATTCCTAACGCCATCCGAGGAGTCATCTGGCAAGTCTTGGCCCAGAGCAACAACGAAGAGCTCGAGATCATGTACAGAGAGCTGGTGGCTAGAGGCACTGATAAGGAAGTCAATCGGAACAGCCAGAGCACCGTCAGTTCGGGAAGCAATGGAAACCTCAGCATACAGAATGATGTTGTCAACTCTTCTGCGTCGTCGATTCATTCGGAGCATTCGGGCGCAAACGGCATGCCCTCGCCCCACGAGAAgagcgccgaggccgtgtTGAAGGCACAGCAGGCGGCCACCGTGGCGAGGCAAAAGAAGCAAAAAGAGGACACCGCCATGCTgcagaagctcgagaagacCATTCGGCGGGATCTGGGCGCAAGAACCAGCTTCTCCAAATAcgcggctgcggcggggCTCCAAGAAGGCCTCTTCGGCGTCTGCAAGGCATATGCTCTGTTTGATGAGGCAGTCGGCTACGCCCAAGGCATGAACTTCCTTGTTATGCCGCTCCTGTTCAATATGTCGGAGGAGGAAGCATTTTGCCTGCTGGTACGACTGATGAACCATTATCACCTACGCGATCTCTTCATCCAGGACATGCCCGGTCTTCACAAGAACTTGTACATCTTTGagcgcctcctcgaggacTTTGAGCCCGCTCTGTACTgccacctccgccgccgcagcatcTCGCCGCATCTATACGCTACCCAGTGGTTCTTGACGCTCTTTGCCTACCGCTTCCCCCTGCAACTTGTGCTGCGTATCTACGACTTGATTCTATCCGAGGGCCTGTCGGCGATTCTGCGATTCGGCATCGTCCTGATGCAAAAAAATGTTGCCAACTTGCTCGCCATCTCGGACATGCAGCAGCTCACAGTCTTCCTTAAGGACAAGCTATTCGACGCTTATATCGACACGGCACCGAGCGCCGGAAGTATCTTGGAAAACGGCTTTTTTGGAAGCTCCAGTTCGAGCATGGACAAGGAAGTGTACCGCGCCGACCAGTTCGTCAGGGATGCTTGCGATGTGAAGATCACCCCTGAGATCCTGAAGGCTTACACCCTCGAATGGGAAGAGAAAACGAGGGCGGAAAAGGAACGTGAGGCAGAGCTCGAGCAGTTGCGGAGCGCCAACATCAACTTTGCCGTGAAGGTGCGCAAGCTCGAGGAACGTGTCGAGGCGTATGACAGCGAGCAGGCAGCCCTCGCTACGGAACTGGTTCACACCAAGGTCGAGaacgaggagctcaaggatGAAAACGAAAGTCTCAAAGGACAGGTTCGCGAGCTGCGTAACGTCATCCAGAAGCAGCCCGAAGAGCTCGAGAATGCATGGAAGGCCGAGCGCGACGATCTCATGAAGCGCAACCAGAAGGTTCATGAGGAGAACGAGAAgttggagaaggagatggcagagttggaggaggagcttgTGCAGACCAAGATGCAGTATGCCGAGGTGAGAAGATATTTCTCATCCCCTCAAACTGACCACCATTCACTGACATTCATGACAGATCAACTCTCAGCACGAGACACTTACACGGAAGTGGACGGACCTCAAGCGACAGTTTGCCTGAAGTGACGTGTCCGAAGTACAATCCTGGTAAACCCAGAAGCAGAATTCTCTGAACATCTTAATGTACAAAAAGTAATTATGGCTTCCCATTAAGTATGGAGAGGTTTGTGTTGTGTGCTTGCTGGCCGAACGCACATCTGGGCGCCAAAGATGGCTATGGGGGCAACAAGGAACCGGGGAGGAGGATCCAAGAAATGGACATTCATGTTTGATATCCCAAGAAACGTTGCAACAACAGAGCTGCAGGAATACGCCGGTGGAGACAAGCAGAGGCGTGGAGTTGACATTGGACTGGCCAGCCGCCCCTGACATCAGAACGGGGCCTATGCCGGAGGAAAGCCATGTCGAAACAAACGGGAAGGAGTtcatggcgatgacgagTTGGCTTCCTTCAGTAGAATTCTACAACTACGACACCAGTTACAGAACATGGCAAAACAGCACTTCACGTCAAAAAAGCGAATGAACCCATGTGTCTGAGGCAGGCAAAAACTTGGTGGTATAGTCTTTTTGAGTCTTCCTAATAACCCATATAACCCGTCCGTCGGCCCGGTTTGCTTTTTTACCCGAGCCTACATAGTGGTATTGCAGGCTGATCACACCCCTCGTTGGCGGTTTTGCCAGACTGACTAAAAGCAAAACCTGTTGAACACCAAGAACAACCTAAGAGCCCGATAAAATGTTTTTTTCATTCCCGTTAACGTGAACCCCGTGAGAGAGTCAGTTATCTAGTGTTTCCCCCCATCATGCCGTTACCCCCCCAACGCGACGCTGGTTAGCAAAACATCACAGTACTCATCGTGAAGACGAAGAGCGTGACGTCTACTTGTGAAGCTTGCGCTGGTAGAAGGCGAGCTCCTCACCCTCAAGGATGTATCCGTCGCAGCGACCAGACTGGCCAGGACGGGAAGAGACAACGGCGTACAGACGACCGGCCTCAAACTGCTTCTCGAGGGCGTTCTCGACCTTGCCCTGGGCGGCAAAGCGCTCAgcctgcttcttctcgaccgAGTTGGACTTCTtggcatcctcctccttggcgacggtgccggcggcctgctgcttctgctggcggcgacggccgaggttCTGACCGTAGTGGGCCTCGTACCACTGACGGAAAGGAGCGGCGTCGATCTGGACAACGGCGGACTTGGTCAGGGTGTTCGTGCGGACGAGCTCGTTGTTGGAGGGGTGGTAAGCGACACCGATGACACGGGTCTTGCGGGTGCAGCCCTCGGAGGCCCAGGCGAAGTTACCGCTGTCGAGGCGGAGGGCGCGGTACTTGTGGTTGCCGCCGCGGGTGCGGACCGTGTGGATTCGCTTGGGGCCGATACGGGTGTTGGCACCCTGGCGACCGGCCTCGAAAGCGCGCTTCTTCCCTGTTGAGCAGAAAGGTCAGAACGCATGCTTGGTAAGAGCATACGGGCTTTCGAATATGTTACGCACGGTAGTAGGCGCGCTTGGCACCGGAGGCGGAGCGCTTGTGGCGGGAATCTCTAGAGATACCCATGATTGCTTATGCTGTTCGGAAGAAGAGTAGTTAGCACAGGTTCTGGTCGAAATGTACATGCGACATCAAGGAAAGGGACTGCAGTGGGATTGGTGCTTCCAAGTGTCGCCAGGGAGATACCGCGAAATGCCTTTCTTTGCTCTGACGGAGAGCCAGGGGAACGAAGATAGGAACATCGAGTTGTATCGTCCACTGCGACAGTGGATTCGAAAGACAAATTCGAGTCGGGGTGATGCTGCGTCTACTGCTCGTTCAACTAACCTGATGGTGGCTCAGAGGCAATCGACTGGTGGCTGGCCGGCGTTGGGTGGTTGGAttgtcgaggttgtcggGAATGAACTTTTTCGGGAGGAACGAGAGAATCGAGGAAGACCGCCTGGTAATTTTTTGTGCGGGCTCGCTAACCCCACAGGCACGAAGTTGGAAATATGCACGGACCATGCTAGGGCAAGTTTTGCGCCTGAGGCCGGGAGTTGGTCGTGCATGTTCTTAAGGGTGTTTTAATTGGCCGCAAGCCGGGATGGGGTCAGTCTCCTGATGAAATCTCACTGTATCATGCAACACTCACTATCCATTAGAGCATACCTTCCAGCATCAGCAATACCTACTGCACTTCTCATCTGATAcatcttctctctctctttgctTTTCAAACATATATGCTAATGAAGCCTGGCAGGACAACAGTTTTAACGGGGATTCGTAGGGTTTAAGTCGGATTTTTGCCCATGTAAGGCAGTAAATCCTGTAAAGTGAAGGGCGACTCCCCAGTCATGATTCTGAGTTTGTCCCGGTAAAGTCATTGTAGTCAATAGGTGAGACATTTTGCTTTAATCTTTTCCGGGGAGATTGTGGGTACCTGGTAGTGGGATACAGACCAAGTGCGACTCATCGTCAGAGTTGAGATGTCTCAAGCCAATCCATACTTACACCAGTGACATAAGCAACAACGAGAACCCGGGGGCTTATCATGAAGATGAACCAACTGCTCTTAGATTAGTTAATGCCCTACTAGCTCAATTATCACTATAACTTAGCACCGCAAAAGTGCACCTTTGACTTATCCCGAGCACCAAGAGAGCCTTGAGCATACCAAGATGTACTGCGACCAACTCGGCCCGGAGGCCTTCAGTCGCCTTATGAAGAAACAAGGTCAAGTAACCAGACTTGCTAATCTCTCTGTGGCCAGATTGCGCCGTTCGTCAGGTTGCCGCGATCTCTTTACAGTTCTAAAGTATCTTGTTGGCTTCGTGCCGGCATGGAGCGTGGCGACGAGCCCTCCCGATCCATAGATCAGGGAGAGGCTACTCTAGATGATGACTTGTTGCAGAGTAGGATTTCAAAGCTGTCCCGCCATCTCGAGGATGCCCTTTTCCGCTCACATGAAGGAAGACCTTCGCAACAAGATGAGGGTCAACATATGCTGGGCAATGCTTTGGTCTTCCACGGCCAGCCTACCTACCGTGTCATCTATGTAACCACGCTTGCGTCGATTTAATGTTCTATTATAGCCTCATCCAGATTCCAGTCTGCATAGTTCAACTTCTCTGTCATATAGCCCATCAATTCAACGCTTGAAAGCGGTGGTCATGTTTTCACCAGATCTTCGTTAACTTCCGTCGAAAGAAACTACGTCAGCAGACTACACGCCTTTCTTTTTCCGGGGCCCGAACTGATCAGGCCAAATCCCTTGTCATGGGTTATGTTGAAACATTTCATCTGGTCCCAATGCCTCTTTGTCAGGTATCATGggccctcttctctctctgtcaCTAGCGAAACGAGAGAGTGAGGAAGGGAAGAGCCACCTCATCCGTAACGCAGAGAGGCGGACACAAAATCTTGTCTCCTCATCGGATCCGGGATCGTGTCCCACACCCGTGGCTTATTCGGGCCCCCTTACAAGAGCCATTAACATACCCGCTTTAAAGAGTCGGGTCTTTCAGGCGTGGAGTGTGTCAAGCAGAGACAAATTGCTTCGCGGAATTGCGTCAGTGCTCGACATGCTGCAAAACCCCCGATACGGAGCCTTCCCGAGCCACTCAAACTGGCTGACAGAGGCCCCATCGGTTTCCTGATGATCACTCGCCAAAGGAAACACGCACACAAAATTGCCGATGGGAAAACATAGAGGATTGAAACGTTTGAAACAAGTGAATCGGCCTGTTCATATGCAGGCGCTTTATCGTCTAGCGATCATATGTAAAAGATAAGGGGGAGGCGAAGCCGGCAGGCAGTCAAGGTTGACATGCCTGTTTGCCAAGGGCTGTGATGCTTTATATACATTAGAAGTAGCCGTTACAGCTTTTCTCGGCGACAAGCGTATATGCTGGGCAACGTGCCCAAAATTGCTTCCCAATAAGAGGGCGTTCAATCGTCGTCTATCCAACCCGTTCCGTTATGGATGTTCCCCCGGCTTTTCCGCCTGGCCATCGGCCGTCCCGCGGGAAAATAAGGGTCCTCCATCACGTACTGTGACAGTGGAATGTTCGATATTTGTGATGACTGGGTGTCGTTCTTCACCTTGATGATACCCATTTCCACGCTGTGCACCAACGACGGCCTGTCGAGATCCAATGGCAGGATGATATCCATACTTTCGATGTTGCTACGTGTCGTGGAAGGGCCGTAAGAGCTCGAGCTCACGGACAATTTCCCGCCGGCTTTGCCTTGTGTTGCGCGGGCGTACGCATTTGGGCCCATAGTCGGCTTGGAACCGCCTATCGTTGTTCGTTGATTTGGGTAATATACTTTCGAGTACTTGCCCGTGGACAGACCGAGAGCCTTGTTGAGGGCGGGGAATCGTGATATCAACGGTCGCAGCGACGGCACGCCAGAGCAGATGATGAGGGCGCAGACCTCGACTTCGGACCAGAGCAAGGGATCAGCAACCAAGACTGCAACCGTTAGCGGCGGACTCAATCTTGATCCAGGGGTCACATACAAGTAACGTCTTGGTCGAAAGCACCGATGTAGCTCACTCTGATGACTGAGATGATACATACACTAGAAGCTTTTAGCCATGGATCCTGTCGGTATTGAGTAGAGCACTTACAGCAACCCCAGAGAGAGCATAAAAATAACACCAATCCGTTTCGCAATCCGCAGTTGCAACTTCCAAATGGTCGGAATTGGTTGAATGAAGAGTACCAAGTCAGTCAACAATTTGATGACGAACTATCTCGAGTCAGCCAACAATTTTTCAGTGATCTGCAGGTCTTGCCAATTGCTTCAACATACAGCAGAGTAGTAAAAGATGGTCAAGTCCAGGCATGTCCCGGGTACGGATGGCGTCCAACCACGCTCGACAGGAGTACATCTGAAGATTACCACCGCTGTCTCCTCGATGCCCTCTGCAAGTAGCAGAATGATGAGAAACTTGTTGATGCGTTGATAGATCTGGTCGGGAAGCAGCCGCAGGTAAAGCACCGCAAACGACATCTTGACTGTGACGAAAGCCCAGATGTAAGTGAGCTGTGTGACGACTTGATACTAGACGAACTTCGTCAGCCTCCATCAGCCAACCTCTCTTTAGCTATTCACCAACCCTGAGAAACTGTGCAAAGTCTGTTTTTGAGACGTCTTCGAAGTGGGAACCCAACCCAACGCCGGTCACTATTGTAGGTCAGCTTGAGTAAAATCAGTAGGCAGACGAGAAGCGACTCACTGGCAAGGATTGCACTGCAAAGCGCCATGGTGAGTACCTATCTCGGTTAGAGAGGATCTCGTAAATCGACGTCAAGGTTAAATACCCAGCTGGTGATCACCAGTGCTATTACTTGTCAGCTTGACCGTCGTAGTGCAAAATTCTCGACGATACTCACTGTCGTCCCACCCCAAGCTCCGCAACAGTACACTTCGTACAAAGGTCCTCATCGCGACTGTCAGCGTGATGAGACTCATCATCACGATGGTCACGCTCGTCGTTTGAGCGACCTTTGTGTCCGCCATGTTTGCCGGTTGTTACATTCAGGTCGAAGGAGTGAATTTCTCAGCAACAGATCGTCAcaagaaagggaggggggagagggtaTGTTATCATCGATCCAGAGAGGAGGCCCGGACTAAAACCTTAAGGGATGGTCCATGACTGACAGGCGGTACACTACGTATTTGCCTGACAAGGCCAACGTTGATGCATTGAACCAGGACTGGGAAAACGAACCCACACCCTTCCTTTCCAGTGCTGTCTGATCTTTTCAACGATGTTCCTGGATAGCCCTTGGCTTGGTGATGTCGTGCGTGGGCAGCCAACTGATATGAGGCAAGATTCGCTAGGGGCTTAGCTGATGTCAAGAGGCGGTCGAGCGTGAACTTTCCGCGGACTGTTCAGCGAAGAGGTCTGCTTGCGAAACCCCTCATTGGGAGGTTAAACTTCCAACAGCCAAGTTTCAAAGTTCAAAGGCCGGTTGATCGCTGCACGGAAGGCTGTCCAGAACATCAGGCTCTAAAGAAATGGGTTCCATGTGAAAACCCGTTTAAACTGCGGTTACGATCAATAGAACAGGACGAGAAGCCTAACGGCTCGTGGCCGTCGATGGGTCGGCCTTGCAAATGCACACAGGGGAATCCGGGTAAGAAGTACGGAGCGCGCAGCAATGCAACGAGGAATAACTAATGCAGACCGACCGTTTTGGCGTTGAAGAACCGTGCTCTGACCTTCAGGGAAGTGCGAAAGTTCGAAAGTGTCTCGTTTTACTTACCTGCTACATGGTCGACGACTACTACAATGACTCGTCCCGTGATCGGAAGTGCGGCTCACGATTGCTGGCCAGACCTGTCTACTGTCCAGCTGAAGATTCCAAGGATGCGAACCTCTCAGGGGCTGATGCTGGTGATGTCCGGCAGCCATGAGCTTGTGACTAGGAAGCGTCCAATAGCGTTCTAATGAGCTGTCCAGATAACATTCGAGAGGTCAGGATGGTCCTCTTTGACGACTTCTATGATAGACGTAGCCATGTGCGTTAGCTGCAAGATTGAGACGACGGAACGCGCACAAGAACTACCCATACCGCTCGAGGGATTTGGATGTGGCGGCAAACACTGTTAGTCAAGCTCTGAACGCCTTGCCTTCAATCACACAAAACACAACGAAGGCCGCGACCTGGTTACAGCAGATTCGTCTGTGCGAGCTCCCGTCGCCGATGTATCCGCAGAATACGGACGAATTCCACATGTCTAGCCAGGTAGACACGTCGTCCTAGAAGAATTACCCGTCGGTTGCAGAGGATCATTGCCTCAAATTGCTCCGGTGAGTCCCTTGCTCTGCTCGGGCTGTACCCGGGTGCGTTTGATCGAGCGGAACCCTCCCAGCAGTAACTGTACCTTGGCCCTTCGCCATGAGCCAAATCGCCCCTACTCCGCGGAGTTCGCAAGTTTCGACGGCTGAAAGAGGGAGGATCCCGATCATGCTCTTCTGGTGGATAAGGAGATGTGGGCAAAGTGCGCTACCCGTCAGAGACGCGGCGTGTTATGTGCCAGAGGAATTTCGTGTGTTGGGTTTCAGTCTCGACACCGCGGTGCATCCCGAGAGCTCGGTGCGTTCCCGACGTCAAGATGGGCGTCGAGTAAACGCCGCGGTGCCGGCTTCTGGGGCTGGAACAATACAAGAAGGTGGAATACCCTCCAATTCGGGGCAAGGATGGAAGGAATGGCCTGTGCAACGGTCAATGACGACTCAATAGGCGAGGATAGTGGAGGCTTTAGGTGGCCAGGTTATTTCGAGTCTGCAAGGCGGAAGATATGACTCGTTTATCTGTGGAAGAAGCGAAACTCATCTGAAGTTTCGTGACAAGAAACGTCGCGGCGACTAAGAAGACCGATATGTGCTCCTTCTGGCAGCAGAAATCCAGAGAGCTGCCGCATCCAGTCGCACAGGCATTATGAGGCACAAGTTGGTAAGTCGAACCACTTCTTTACTAGAAGATCATTGTAATGATCTCTAGCTTGTATCTAGTTTGTTAGCAGATGGACACGTGGCGAAGGAGGGTTTCATGCAGCTGGTTCTGATGTTTGCAAGCTCGAGCTTTCCGATGCAAGTACGGGTAACGATGTCAAGAAAAgccgaccgaccgaccaGAGCGTCGGGAATAAATCGAGAGACGAACAAACGTGGTGTGGCTGGTCTCAGTTGAAAGTTAAACCTTGGGATC
Protein-coding regions in this window:
- a CDS encoding TBC domain-containing protein, which gives rise to MSQPDNPAATISPEVTKETKVKRLSTDSDSDEENQQDAFEDAAVDVAEVAEVTEVRSLTQRTPSVSKPPPTEETDPEPPKKEEIEDEKDAAAPPSPAKEANHFVDEEFKSDDDDSEIKRKASPVSHRLSNTSNLDDIKLDDDHPALQESESKPISPIEEKPPPKKMSISSITGALPSMPWSPPAEPSPAKSPIVPAAAPPQTAPSAALPPPPGPPTRKLTSPFSWLSRNSTSKEKETSPPPQASPRRNTASSIATLTSNSEMMLGRLDEEKEGAGASGVPRHSLKDRFKMVRLREEAGITLPSDDDKPAPPPKGLGLSTPPAQIGNDKELGADQAPKSPLPTTPNPALAPGTVSGVSAGPSDMSDAQVDWDLWQSVVYEGPAVVARTSSEELNRAIASGIPNAIRGVIWQVLAQSNNEELEIMYRELVARGTDKEVNRNSQSTVSSGSNGNLSIQNDVVNSSASSIHSEHSGANGMPSPHEKSAEAVLKAQQAATVARQKKQKEDTAMLQKLEKTIRRDLGARTSFSKYAAAAGLQEGLFGVCKAYALFDEAVGYAQGMNFLVMPLLFNMSEEEAFCLLVRLMNHYHLRDLFIQDMPGLHKNLYIFERLLEDFEPALYCHLRRRSISPHLYATQWFLTLFAYRFPLQLVLRIYDLILSEGLSAILRFGIVLMQKNVANLLAISDMQQLTVFLKDKLFDAYIDTAPSAGSILENGFFGSSSSSMDKEVYRADQFVRDACDVKITPEILKAYTLEWEEKTRAEKEREAELEQLRSANINFAVKVRKLEERVEAYDSEQAALATELVHTKVENEELKDENESLKGQVRELRNVIQKQPEELENAWKAERDDLMKRNQKVHEENEKLEKEMAELEEELVQTKMQYAEINSQHETLTRKWTDLKRQFA
- a CDS encoding 40S ribosomal protein S8, with product MGISRDSRHKRSASGAKRAYYRKKRAFEAGRQGANTRIGPKRIHTVRTRGGNHKYRALRLDSGNFAWASEGCTRKTRVIGVAYHPSNNELVRTNTLTKSAVVQIDAAPFRQWYEAHYGQNLGRRRQQKQQAAGTVAKEEDAKKSNSVEKKQAERFAAQGKVENALEKQFEAGRLYAVVSSRPGQSGRCDGYILEGEELAFYQRKLHK
- a CDS encoding Integral membrane protein; this encodes MADTKVAQTTSVTIVMMSLITLTVAMRTFVRSVLLRSLGWDDTLVITSWVLTMALCSAILAMTGVGLGSHFEDVSKTDFAQFLRYQVVTQLTYIWAFVTVKMSFAVLYLRLLPDQIYQRINKFLIILLLAEGIEETAVVIFRCTPVERGWTPSVPGTCLDLTIFYYSAFVIKLLTDLVLFIQPIPTIWKLQLRIAKRIGVIFMLSLGLLVCIISVIRVSYIGAFDQDVTFLVADPLLWSEVEVCALIICSGVPSLRPLISRFPALNKALGLSTGKYSKVYYPNQRTTIGGSKPTMGPNAYARATQGKAGGKLSVSSSSYGPSTTRSNIESMDIILPLDLDRPSLVHSVEMGIIKVKNDTQSSQISNIPLSQYVMEDPYFPAGRPMARRKSRGNIHNGTGWIDDD